One genomic region from Quercus robur chromosome 4, dhQueRobu3.1, whole genome shotgun sequence encodes:
- the LOC126721214 gene encoding UDP-D-xylose:L-fucose alpha-1,3-D-xylosyltransferase MGP4-like isoform X3, with product MSAFFLHQRPIHNPFSGPNPLLYRRSSSSRPFIIMSSIFTPIALLLLSLLIILGVLAGMPDFLFSISSNTSSQSKWRDYTLAQAASFVAKNGTVIVCAVSHPYLPFLNNWLISIARQKHQDKVLVIAEDYATLFKVNQLWPGHAVLVPPAPDSQTAHKFGSQGFFNFTSRRPRHLLHILELGYNVMYNDVDMVWLADPFPYLEGSHDVYFTDDMAAVSTPTLLLAFAVCHLRKIAPSVAWKKGRPYICSCMIFLRPTSGAKLVMKKWIEELQSQPWSKAKKANDQPGFNWALNKTAGEVI from the exons ATGTCAGCATTTTTTTTACACCAAAGACCAATTCACAACCCGTTTTCAGGTCCAAACCCATTATTATACCGACGCTCCTCCTCCTCAAGACCCTTCATCATCATGTCTTCAATCTTCACCCCAATTGCTCTTCTTCTCTTATCTCTTCTCATCATTCTCGGTGTCTTGGCTGGCATGCCTGACTTCCTCTTCTCCATTAGCTCTAACACTTCTTCCCAATCCAAATGGCGTGATTACACGCTGGCCCAAGCGGCTTCATTTGTGGCCAAGAACGGTACAGTGATCGTCTGCGCTGTGAGTCACCCTTACTTGCCTTTTCTTAACAACTGGTTGATTAGCATTGCCAGGCAAAAGCATCAGGACAAAGTGCTTGTCATTGCCGAGGACTATGCCACGCTTTTTAAGGTTAATCAGCTTTGGCCTGGCCACGCCGTGCTCGTCCCGCCTGCCCCTGATTCTCAAACTGCCCATAAGTTTGGTTCTCAG GGATTCTTCAATTTTACATCCCGAAGGCCACGTCACCTACTCCATATTTTGGAACTTGGATATAATGTAATGTACAATGATGTTGATATGGTCTGGTTGGCTGATCCATTTCCTTATTTGGAAGGGAGTCATGATGTGTACTTCACAGATGATATGGCAGCAGTAAGTACACCTACTTTGCTTCTTGCCTTTGCTGTGTGCCATTTACGGAAAATAGCGCCAAGTGTTGCAT GGAAAAAAGGGCGCCCTTACATATGTAGCTGCATGATTTTCCTTCGCCCTACTAGTGGAGCAAAACTGGTTATGAAGAAGTGGATTGAGGAACTTCAATCACAACCATGGTCCAAagcaaagaaagcaaatgaCCAACCTGGTTTTAACTGGGCATTGAATAAAACTGCtggagag GTTATTTAA